The region CAGTAATTCCCACATGAAGTTTTCAGAATCTCCCAAATGACTTCTGAATAATCAAATTTTGCACTGTTCCAGTGTCTGCAACATAATTTGATCAACCCCTGAAAGTGGCACTTAGTGCCATGAAACTGATCTGTTCTCATGTCTAAACTGTCACACTTTAATGCATTACTGACATAATTGGCAGTTAATGGAGAACTTTAGCTTTAAGAACTCCATAAAATTTCCGAACAAATAATGAATTCAAATTTTAGGTGTGATTGGACATCACATTCGAAATTACTGCAATCAAATTATCAACTCAAGGTCACTTTGTTATAATAACATTGGTCCTACCACTAACCTGACCAGATGATCATCTGATCAATTTAACTGTTCAGCATTTTTCCTCAGAACAAGACAGACTCTGCACCTTGATGTTTGCACTCACCACAGACATGATGGTGCTCTTGTTGCAATGTGAGGCGCCTGACCAAATGCCTCATCGTCGGTTcaaaaacaaccacagcttTATGTGTAAGagttttctgaaatgttatgTATCTGATTTGTTATACAAACAACCACCACCATTTGCACTTCTGGTGATAACACTGAGGCCcgcacatgcacaaaaacaccAGTTTTTTCAGTTCCTCACCAAACGGAAGGAAGTCAGTCAGCTGGGTCGAGTGTGGCTGTCACAAATTGGTGTGGAATGCTGAACTCAATCACCTACAAGCTTAACTAGAAGATTGACCAGAAAGATACTGCAGTGTTTACATAACCCTGTGGTTAACAACTGAAAAACCCTGAGGTGAACAAACTGCAGGGGGTATctacaaaagaaagaagaatgtTCAGTTTGTGAGATATAATCTGTTTTCATTGTAGCTTTTCTTTGTTAAGTCTCTGcctttaaacatattttgacttttaaatgttaAGAAATTAAGAATAATGAAATTCAGTAAGGTGAATCTAGGTAAAACTCTGTCCtccttttttatataaaaatctaATCATAAATGAGGTTAACATAGGCAGATTAAGGCCAATTGATTTGTTGTGCAAAAAGGactaaaaacttttaaaattgtgtttttttacatcaaTTGAAGTTTTCACTGAGGTGGTTGCAGGCTTAAATGCCCTTGAAAAAACACCCCATGTCTGATTTCCTGCATTTCCTTTCAAATTACACTTCCTGTTTGACATCCTGTGATAACTGAAAgcatttttatgaaattttaAAGCTCAAAGCTCATTGCTGGCAGAATGCCTATCTGTAATTTTCTGTATACTGTGACGTCTCATGaaaagtatttgttttatactgttttcCCGTTTCTCATAGCAGCAGCTGCATGAGCTTTGCTCCCTACCCTGCACATTGAGCAAGAAATTATTAGCTTTTAATTATATTGGCTTAAGGAGGGCTGTTCTTTAGTCTCAGGGCAGTGAAAACACAGGCAACAAACACAAGCTCCCTCCGGGTCCAGTGCGGTGAGAGGAGACCGCACCCTGCCTGTCCTCTACTTTGTGAATATGCTAGAGTTTACACTTGATATGGTTAAGCCTTTGTAAACACCAAATACCCAGACTTGAAAACTACAGCAACATTCCTGCATGCATGCTGCATGTTATGGCACTTTCAACAGGCAAAACATTGCTCACCATATTTGTAGTTGAACTGATAGAATCAGTTATCCAATAAATGTGGCTACTGTACAACATGGAGGAACTTTGAGGTAGTTGAGGAACTTGtttctgcagtttgtgtttttagttcAGTGATGAGGAACTtcccttttactttttttttgtttgtgttattttttatttttatttttatgcctCCTGTAGGGTCAGTAGACAGGGTATTGTGTCTTAACTTCTGGCTTGACTCCTGTACACAAATAGTGTGCCGCCTCACCGTGGGATGAGGGAAGCCCTCCCAGTTCCCTGTAACCCCTCCTCTCTGATATCAGGCGATGTCTGATGAGTGGTTGGAGCTGGGGCAAACCATCCTGGGATTTTCTTGGTTGGTGTTTGGTTGGGGTGGGATGAGCTCAATAATTGCATTTTAGTCCAGCTAAATGAAGAAATGTCACAATGCACCTCCTTGGAGGCATTTATTGGTCACGGGACGATCACTAGCAAGACACGAGCGACGAATTCAAGGCGtgataataatttatatatattttttttctacccTTGAAGGAGATTAttggtgattttctttttaaatctatttGCTGTCTAGAAATGGTTAATCACTTTTATAAGCATTAAACTATGCAAACTGCTGTGCATTTAAACTGTTATGCTGCACAATGATATGGTGTGACAGAAGATGAATAAAATTGACTGGAAAGAAGAATGTTACAGTTTAGTCCTTTTTACAGACAAAAGGTCTACACCTGGGCATGAGATGACATGGCTGAGATGTATATCTTTGTTTTTGGCATACAAGATTGGTCTGAATAGTTCTTGAAATAGTGATTTCCTTTTTGAACTTGTTTTGAAATTCCTGTAATGGGTTTGGTGGAAAGCTTTGAAAAGGTAAAACAAACTATCAGTGCTTttttaagttgtgtttttttttttttttgcagataaGTGGGTCATTCACAACAATACAAGACAGCAGACATGCTTCAGGAGATTCAGGCGATTGGCTCACATGCCATGGATATCTATGACTACCTCTTGGCGGGATTGGGTAAGCTATTTTACATAACTAAATACAAAAAGTTCATTTTGTacaattgtttgtttgtaattttatttatttatttttgtagatCCCAGGCTGAAGGAATATCCACTGATGCAGAGTCCTATTCCAATGACCGCAATATTGCTGAGCTATCTGTTCTTCGTACTGTACCTGGGACCTCGTATAATGGCCAATCGCAAGCCCTTCCAGCTAAAGGAAGCCATGATAGTCTACAACTTCATGCTTGTGGCACTGTCAATATTCATTGTCTATGAAGTAAGAATGTATTGTCTAAAAGATGTATAAAGAATTTACTTTTCTCATATTTTGAACATTTCTGGATGAACTGACTTACTTGTTGTCATTTAGTTCCTTATGTCTGGTTGGGCCACAACCTATACCTGGCGATGTGACCCAATCGATACCTCTGACAGCCCTCAAGCACTTCGAGTAAGTCCACGTATACAATTCTCATACAATTCTTTACtgttaatgaatgaatggttCTCCTATTAACTCAAGTCTTTTAATCTCCTTGCTAGATGATCCGAGTGGCTTGGCTGTTCTGGTTCTCCAAGATTATCGAGCTCATCGACACAGTAAGTCCAGTCCATTTAACCTGATGCCTTGCTGCACAGCTTGTGTCTTTTAAAGTTTggcttaaataaaaaaaatatcctcTTTTGGTCAGATCTTCTTCGTTTTGAGGAAAAAGCACGGCCAGATCACCTTCCTGCACATCTTCCACCACTCCTTAATGCCTTGGACCTGGTGGTGGGGAGTTGGTTATGCTCCTGGTGAGTACACATTAACTAAATTTGTCAGAGTTTGAAAATGATTAATGGAGGGATGAAAGCAGCTGGTGGGTTATAGGATAGTTCCTGCTTACCAATCGTGTACATTTGGACCTGTACAATCAGATATAACAGCCACCCTTTGATTTCTGGTTCAAAAAACCTTGAGCGGGCTAACTGTAACCTACTGTTTTGTTTAGTCATAAGAAAATGATTAACCAAGAGTCTTTGAACAAAACCTCAATGGCCTCTTGATTCCTTGCTAGGTCAGAGGGTTTTTGTTTCACTGGTCTGAGTCAGACTAATTTCTGTGATTATTACTCCAGGTGGAATGGGATCCTTCCATGCCATGGTGAATTCTACCGTCCACGTCATCATGTATTTCTACTACGgccttgctgctgctggaccACGCTTCCAGAAGTTTttgtggtggaagaaatacATGACTGCCATTCAGCTGGTACATATACACACTACTGTCTCACTCTCAGACAACATAAAGTAGCATGAATGAGTTTTTGTCTTAAACTGCTCTGGTCATGTGAGCATGTTCTGTCAAATTCCAAATATAGTGCCTTTGCTCCAAAGGCACAGAGACAAATTGTTGTAAATTTGTTTATATTACATGCTTGAGTGACACTTCCTGGTTTCCTCCCAACAGACCCAGTTTGTCCTGGTGTCTCTTCACGCCACGCAGTATTACTTCATGGACAGCTGCGACTACCAGTTCCCCATGGTTATCCACCTCATCTGGATGTACGGAACCTTCTTCTTCGTGCTGTTCTCCAACTTCTGGGTCCAGGCTTACGTGAAGGGTAAGCGGTTGCCAAAGCAGGACATGAAGCAGTGTCGGAACGGCACAGCGGTGTACACGAATGGCAAACACCACGAGAACGGCAGCAGCATCAAGAATGGATCCACCAACGGCTCTGCTCACCACGAGAACGGCAGCTCTCACATGGGCAAGATGAAGAAGGCCTAGGATCTCTGGAAGGAGACACCCAAGAAGAATGACTCTGTGAACCTGTTAAAAATACTACGGATTCCAAAGATAATTTTGGCTgtttcttttcctgcttttagttTTATATGCAAAACGGGGGGAAATGACGTGGTCGATGATTTTCAcagttggtttgtttgtttctttgagATGGGGAACATCTATGGAGCACAATGTATGAAGAGAAGATGTTTTTACCTAAACGTTATCTTCACTGATGTTGCAAACAACCTCCTAGTTCAGTATCACATCACACTGGTGGCCTTTCACCCCACTTACCTCACTACTTATCTGACCCCCATGTCGTCATGGCCCCCCCTGTGGACAGATGACTGTACAGTTTCTATCAAACTTGAAAATACTTTTTGTAAATAgttttacaacacacacaaaaaaagaactaATTATATTGGTATGCTCTAGACTTTCtaaattgtgtatttaaaattaaaatgccaataaattccattttaattatcttgttatacattttgtgtgtcagtattttgtgtatgtgtgtgcacatttacacaaagCCCAGTTGCTTCGGTGAGTAAATAGCTGAAAGGTTTTCAGTTGTAGTTGTCATGTCTTGAGGAAGACTgacattgtgttgtgttgcaaCAAAGAAGGAAAGTATTTGCTTTGCTTGCTTGTGCCTCTTGACTTGACTATCCCAAGAATGTGGAGCAAGTAGGAGGTAAACAAGAGACCCATTCTGCTTTGTTTAAAGATTCAGTAAGCAGCATAGAGAAGGCATCCTGCAGACCGGATCCACACCCACCCAACTCCACTGTCAGCTGGTTCATTAGGGTCAGGGTGAAATGTTCATTAGTACTCTAagaaaaagtgttttacatCCATTCAGTCTGCAGCTAAATAAACCATTGATCCAGTATGCAAAATAGTGACATATACTGTGGTCAAATTAAACTGCAACAGCAGCCTTTCCTTCACTGAGCATACCTTGACGCAACTTAAAAATAACCTCTTTAAAAAGTTGCCTTATGAAACTGATCTTGTGGGCAGAAAATGGTTCTAGTTTGAGTGTGAACCAGTGGTTGAAGTATTTTTATCCTTAAGTAAAACTAACGCTGATACTGAAAATACCCCTAAGTAAATCTCCTGCATTCAAAGTCTTTGTAAAAGTAGGCCTACAGAAATATCAAAATACGACAACAAAATGTACCTGCAgtatcaaaagtgaaagtactcattatgcaggcGAATGGCTCCTGTCatgtttatatattgttattacTGATTACCATGTAAGCTGCATATTATTGCAGCTGGTTGAAGTTAAGCTAATTCTAACTTTACAAATGCATTGTATGCAATGCATATTGCAACAGGAAACCGTCAGTCAGTTTATCTCACCTGCACCTGGTTCAGAAACGCAGCAGTCAGGCTCCTCACTGGAGCCATGAAGAGACCACGTCTCCCCTTTACTGGCCGCTATTCACTGTTTACCAGTGACAATTTATTTGCTTTGAAAGCTCTGCCTGGACTGGCACCAGCTTATCTTTCTGAACTCCACATTCCCTTTTCTACCGCTGGACCCCTCAGATCTGCTGAACAATCACTGCTCTTCATTCCAGTTAAAATCCAGAGGTGATCGGTATTTTCCATTGTTGGCCCTAATGTGTGGAACAATTTGCCTCTCAGAACCCCTCCTCAACTGATATTTTTAAACTCATCTTAAGACCCATCTCTTTTCCTCAGCTTTTTAATAGTCATCATGAAGACACAAATGGTCACAGTTTTCATTaatcttttttccttttatttctccctctatcatttattttatctattttccCCCCTCGATCTTCATAACTACAGTATGTCTATGTTTTTGATTGTAATTATCtatctctgtaaagcactttggtcaactcttgttttaaatgtgctctataaataagtTGACTTGTCAGACATTAAACTACCCATCAATATATATAAACTGATCATGTCTTTTGTGTGCAAAATCTCAACTTGAAAGGTAGCCTGGTAATTACAGTTGTTGAACAAATGTAGTCGagtaaaaagcacaaaattACCCTCTGAAATATGGTGAAGTAGCAGTTCTTATAGTATCATAAAATGACAAGTGAGTAAAAGTACCAAGTGTTGTGCAGAGAGTCATGAATGAACCGGCAGTAACTCCGTCATTGTTGCAAGTTTAATTCCAGGCTGACAATACATTTCATGAGCAATCGATTAAAATACATCCAGTAGGAAAACATTCTTTATGCATTCATTCAGTGTGCATCAAATCGCTACAGATCTACTACATACAGCAGTTCAAGtcattctctttttctctttgctttaaGGTTGTGGGGCTGAATCCAGCTCCCATGTTAAAGGTATTCTCCATATGGGTATTTATATGGTACATCGTGACATGGATGATATCAAGCTATGAAGTTGCTACTACGGTGCGGTACTGTGCCCTGATCTGATGGTCCATCATAGGTTTCATGCGTACCCAGATTGTCTGTTGCAGGGCGAGGTGATATCGGAAAAACCACTAAGTGTCAGACCACTTCTCTTTACTCATGAGTGGATGAAATGGATGCAGACCTTGGATGTGGTCTGGTTTACCCTTTGAATGTGCTGCTTTTTATTGCCCTGAAACTGATGGCAGCACTGATGGGGAGTGCCGGAGATACAGCTGTGGTCAGGGTGAAAGAGATGTAATAGTTGGGCGTGTGCGCTTTAAGTGATGTTCTCCAGGATGTAGAAGATAAGCTCCATCACAATGGGCTCATCGCCTCTCTTGCGCCCCCTGCTGTGGATGACGGGGATCATCACACTGTCCAGAGCGTTGAGGTACTGAGCTGGGAGGGGCTGCCCATTGCTCCCAGCCACAAATCCTAcctgaaatgacaaaacaaaccacTTAAATACAGTCACACCCAGAAGCTTGTGTTATAAACTTTACAACTATTTGTGTATGACTCATGTgttacatattttcttttttctaaaaaaacaaaaaaaagaaaaattttactatttttcatttaattgttgGCAAAGTGGAAGAGccctttgaaaaaaatgtgtcctCATTGAACGCTAAAAATAGCTGAAACCCATGCTGATGAAATTCCTGGAGCATTAGCAAAGAGCCACCTACTCTATAACATAAAAACTAGATATTTAACTGCTAAATTAAGAATTGACAAATGGTTACTAGAAGATGATTTATTCATCTTCCTTACAAGAGGTGGAGTCATGGAATCTGGTGCTTAAAAGGCCAATTTTAGTCTGAGAAATAGGCAACAATATGTTGCTGTGACCCCTCTCACCGATACCAAATACtgaacatttttcttgttttcttcaacTTTTTTTCCTGACCTCTTG is a window of Thunnus thynnus chromosome 8, fThuThy2.1, whole genome shotgun sequence DNA encoding:
- the elovl1b gene encoding elongation of very long chain fatty acids protein 1b, translating into MLQEIQAIGSHAMDIYDYLLAGLDPRLKEYPLMQSPIPMTAILLSYLFFVLYLGPRIMANRKPFQLKEAMIVYNFMLVALSIFIVYEFLMSGWATTYTWRCDPIDTSDSPQALRMIRVAWLFWFSKIIELIDTIFFVLRKKHGQITFLHIFHHSLMPWTWWWGVGYAPGGMGSFHAMVNSTVHVIMYFYYGLAAAGPRFQKFLWWKKYMTAIQLTQFVLVSLHATQYYFMDSCDYQFPMVIHLIWMYGTFFFVLFSNFWVQAYVKGKRLPKQDMKQCRNGTAVYTNGKHHENGSSIKNGSTNGSAHHENGSSHMGKMKKA